In a single window of the Trypanosoma brucei brucei TREU927 chromosome 6, complete sequence genome:
- a CDS encoding lysyl-tRNA synthetase, putative: MRRWGAAGPLRSGLQLRQVASAARRRQPAQLKIPISDAPAHVKAMERPRSKLETPAAYSSFRSTETIEEFRENYKYLAAGERETSVTARVAGRITSLRDMGKMLFATVRSSGVDLQLVVHVGEHFTRDCLKQLRASLRVGDIVGAEGIPCRMQRGELSLAASRVEVLAPYVCRDQVVCPDLRGFTQLQDNDVRYRYRFVDMMTNRSVIDTIRKRHTVLQSLREYLDMRHFVEVETPILHTVASGANAKPFVTHHNANNADLFLRVAPELYLKQCVVGGLERVYEIGKVFRNEDADRSHNPEFTTCEFYAAYHTYEDLITMTEDIFRHLALRANGTTQLQIQCERAGITREIDLGATFRRISVYDEIQSASGVELPPPNELNTPKGLAYMSAIMLRHDIQFPAVRTAAKMFDKLIDFFITSHIVEPTFVMDHPIFMSPLAKEHSSRPGLAERFELFINGIEYCNAYSELNDPQEQCHRFQQQLIDRQGGDEEAMPLDETFLKSLQVGLPPTAGWGMGIDRVVMLLSGSSTIRDGIIFPLLRQDTRSHDCKRRHRVATFFDFNHQMALLCLSGVEQEMKRRGFPEASCAHIRELRQTIRDLGQRSGESDLTNFNCGEWWPGLTKTMIRLMCGRPRS; encoded by the coding sequence ATGCGCCGTTGGGGAGCGGCGGGACCTCTTCGGAGCGGCCTTCAGCTCCGGCAGGTGGCTTCAGCGGCCCGAAGGCGGCAGCCCGCACAACTTAAAATACCAATAAGTGATGCACCGGCACATGTGAAGGCCATGGAGAGGCCGAGATCAAAACTCGAAACCCCGGCAGCGTACAGTTCCTTCCGTAGCACAGAAACCATTGAGGAATTTAGGGAAAATTACAAATACCTGGCGGCAGGCGAGAGGGAAACATCAGTAACGGCCCGAGTCGCTGGTCGTATCACAAGTTTGCGGGATATGGGAAAGATGCTTTTTGCGACAGTACGATCTAGTGGTGTGGATCTGCAGTTAGTCGTGCATGTCGGGGAACATTTCACACGAGACTGCTTGAAGCAACTGAGAGCTTCATTGCGTGTTGGAGACATTGTGGGAGCTGAAGGTATTCCATGTAGGATGCAGCGCGGTGAGTTGTCTTTAGCTGCTAGTCGTGTGGAGGTGCTGGCGCCATATGTTTGTAGGGACCAGGTAGTCTGCCCAGATCTACGTGGTTTTACGCAACTGCAAGACAATGATGTGAGGTATCGATATCGCTTTGTGGATATGATGACCAATCGGTCCGTTATCGACACTATTAGAAAGCGTCACACAGTGCTGCAGTCACTCCGTGAGTACTTGGATATGAGACACTTTGTTGAGGTAGAGACACCGATTCTTCACACTGTAGCGTCCGGTGCGAATGCAAAACCTTTTGTGACGCATCACAACGCAAATAATGCAGACCTCTTCCTACGCGTTGCACCAGAGTTATACCTGAAACAGTGCGTCGTCGGAGGTTTGGAACGGGTGTATGAAATTGGTAAAGTATTTCGTAACGAGGATGCTGATCGCAGTCACAACCCGGAGTTTACCACGTGTGAATTCTACGCAGCATACCACACATACGAAGACCTTATCACCATGACAGAAGACATCTTTCGCCATCTCGCGCTACGGGCAAACGGGACGACGCAACTGCAAATCCAGTGTGAGCGGGCTGGTATCACACGGGAGATTGATTTGGGTGCAACATTCCGGCGCATTAGTGTTTATGATGAAATTCAGAGTGCATCCGGTGTCGAGCTCCCACCACCCAATGAACTTAACACACCAAAGGGACTTGCATACATGTCCGCCATCATGCTGCGCCATGACATTCAGTTTCCAGCCGTACGCACAGCGGCAAAGATGTTTGATAAACTCATTGACTTCTTTATTACAAGTCACATAGTAGAGCCAACCTTCGTGATGGATCATCCCATCTTCATGAGCCCTCTCGCGAAGGAACACTCATCTCGGCCTGGTTTGGCTGAGCGTTTTGAGTTGTTTATCAATGGTATTGAATACTGCAACGCATACAGTGAACTTAATGATCCACAGGAACAGTGTCATCGGTTCCAGCAACAGTTAATAGATCGACAAGGTGGCGACGAGGAGGCCATGCCGCTGGACGAGACCTTTTTGAAATCCCTGCAAGTTGGTCTTCCACCAACTGCTGGTTGGGGAATGGGCATTGACCGAGTTGTAATGCTGCTAAGCGGCTCAAGTACCATACGAGATGGAatcattttccctttactACGGCAGGATACGAGATCGCATGATTGCAAGCGGCGGCACCGGGTGGCCACATTTTTTGATTTCAATCACCAAATGGCACTCTTGTGTCTTAGTGGCGTTGAgcaggaaatgaaaagacgTGGCTTCCCCGAGGCATCATGTGCTCATATTCGCGAGCTGCGGCAGACTATTCGAGACTTGGGGCAGCGAAGCGGTGAGTCGGATTTAACAAATTTTAACTGCGGTGAATGGTGGCCGGGTCTGACAAAAACTATGATTCGGCTGATGTGTGGTAGACCACGTtcctga